The sequence below is a genomic window from Lolium perenne isolate Kyuss_39 chromosome 7, Kyuss_2.0, whole genome shotgun sequence.
TAATATCTCACCATTTGTCGCCTCTTTCAGTCGTCGAGAATACTACTAACTTCTCTTTATGCTATATCGAAACAAACTTGCTAAGCCACCCGTCACCTTTTTCAACCGCGGCGTATTATCCTTGTTTTGGACACTACAACTACAATGTAGTGCTACTAGTATAGTGGTAGTACTATCTTATTTTTTTTTTCATCGCACTGCAATCTGATGTTTCAGATTGTACCGCGATGGAAAAATATCTCGTATAACACTATACGAGATTTTCTTCTTTGGCATGCCCGAGCGTGTTTACCATGTGAGGTGCCTGCCTAATCAGGTGAGCACGTATAACCATCCTTAATGAATTCCTCTTTAGCTCATTCATTCATTCGATCGGACAAAACCAAACCTAGGAAGACGACTAATCCGTAGATTGCAATTATGACGTACCGCGTATCCGAGGCCACATGACGAACCGTCGACGTAGCTGAACGGGACTAGTACCCCGCAAGAACGGAAAAGCAGTGTATATAGATAGATAGAGCGCGCACATTCAATCAATCAACAATAAAAAGAACCTCTCCGTTTCCCAAATCCGGAAACGTAATCCCTGCCCGGTCGCTTTCCTCGCCCACCCTGCTCGCCGCCTAAAAAATCCGAATAACTAATCCACGCAAGCGCCACTTGTTTCTTACCCACACACTGGCAGGTGGGCCCTCTTCATGTGGCTTCCGGACCGTTCCGGTTCACCGAACGGCGCGCGAGCCGTGAGCCGCGAGCTAGCCTGCACCGCACGCGTCGTACCCTCTCTCGCTGCGCGCGGGCCCAGCCATATCCTGACGCCTCTCGCGGATGAGTCGCTGCGGGTGGGCCCTCCCGGCTGCGGGCCCCCTTCCTCCTCGCCCTCGCCCATCTCTCTGGCGTGAGCGAGCCCGAACAAAAAAAGAGCGAGGAAAAACCGAGGCCAGGCAGGTGCAGGaagacgagagagagagagagggcgggGGAGCGAGATAGAAATACGAGCCCCCCAGCAGCGGGAGATAAGCCGCGCcccagccctaaccctaaactcccccTCTCCGGCGCCGCCGCCTCACCGGACGGCAGGCCCCGCCGAGATCCGTACGCCGGCCCCGCCTCCTCGTCGGCtcccgcgccgcgccgcgccgtggGCGGCCAGCGCGCCTAGGTGCGTCCTTCTCCCCCCTCTCTGTCTCTTCGGGCGCGTTGGGTGCGGGCAATCGAGTGCGGTCCGCGCGCCGTTGGCAGACGACATGATGGATCGGGGGGCGGGGCCCGTGTTCGCGACATGTCGACGTCCGGGGGGGCGGGCTGGTTCCTCCCGTTTCTCGGCGCGGGGGCGGTCGATCTGAGGGGAACGCGGTGTCCTTGGTCGTCGTGTCCGacgatgttagtaggatggccatGTTCAGGGCAAATGAATTCGCTCGTTCTGCGGCACTCCATAATTTCACCAAAATATGCAACCCCTAACCTGCGCACGGGGTCTATCTATCTCAGATGCCACTGCTCCGCGCATAACCTGCTTCGTTCCATTGTTGTCCTGCAACCCATCCTTTAATTATATTTCAACTGGTAACATAATAATACCGTCACCTCGGCTTGCTCACACGCTGAAACCTGTCTGCTGCAGGTGTGGCCGAACCCGTCTGCTCGACCCGGCGTCCTGCCACCGCGAGTAAGCGATGGCCGCAGTCAAGCCCGCCGCCATGTACACcgccgacgatgacgacgacgacgatgtccCGCTGTCCTTCAAGAGGAACAGGCCCGCCCCGGCCAGGCAGGACGGCCCGTCGGGCAATGCCACGTACGCTaggaaccctaaacctgcggctccCATTCCCCAGAGGAACGGGATGAATGGTGCTTCGAGGCCGCAGCCGCTGCCGCTGAAGCCGCAGCCGACCGGTTCCAATCCTCGGCCGTCGGGGTCTGGCCACCCAAACAGTTCCATGGACCGTAGTCAGAAGAGCAACGCGGTGGATAAGAGTAAGCTGAAGAGACCTCATGATGACAGGTCAGATGATTCAGATGATGATAAGCCACTTGCATCTAGGAAAAAGTTTGAGACGAAATTTCAGAGAGCTGACGGGAGAGCTGAGAATGCACGTGGTCCAGCAGATGACCGTAGGCCACCGGGTATGAAGATCAACTCAGCCAACATGGCTTCTAATAATAGCACAAATAAGACTGGTACGTTGAAGCCCGCACCTAAACCCCAGAAACCCGACGAAGATTCGGACGATGATCATAAGCCACTTAGCATGAAGATCAGCTCAGCAAAAATGGCTTCTAGTAGCGCGAATAAGACGGTTCCGTTGAATGCTGCAGCGAAGCCTCAGCAACCTGATTATGATTCAGATGATGATAAACCGCTTGTTAGCAGGTTACCCGGGGCCAATGCTGCTTCAAAAAGTGCTGTCAAAAAGGAATCCAATGCCTCTGATGATGATTCGGAGGATGAGAAGCCACTGTCTGCCCGATTTCCAAAAGCTGTTGCAGGTGCATCTGCGAGTATCTCAaactccaaggacaaggtcctgtCTAACAACAAGGCGTCAAGCAGTAATCCAAATGCTCCCCGGAATCCAGTGAAAAGGCCGAGTGATAGTAATCAAACAGGTTCAGCTCTTAAGAAGGCCAAGCCTTCAGATGCTTCTGCCTCAGCAACTGTCAAAAAGGAATCCAACGCTGGCACACCCCCCGTTAGAAAACTCACAAAGGGCGAGTCTTCAAATAGCAAGCCATCTGCAGTTGTGAAGAAGAGTCCTTCATCTTTCAAGAACAACAAGAAATTGAAGATGAAAACAAAGAAGAACTCCCAGTTCTCAAAGTCGTCGAGGGTTCCTCCAGGATCTGGTGATGGAAAGAAATGGTCTACTTTGGAGCACAATGGTGTTATTTTCCCACCTCCATACAGTCCTCATGGTGTCAAAATGCTTTACAATGGGCAACCTGTTGAGCTGACTCCAGCAGAAGAGGAGGTGAAGTATATGCCTTTAGCTGTTTATTACTTCGGTTTCATAGCAGTGAGATGTAGTGGTCAAATCATGCTTCTATGTATTTATTGTTCCTTTCTCAATTCTCTCTATTGCAGGTTGCAACCATGTTTGCTGTGATGAAAGACACAGAGTATGCGGGGAAGAAGACATTTATTGATAACTTCTTCGGCGACTGGAGAAAAGTTCTTGGTAAAAACCATATCATCAAGAAATTTGAGCTTTGTGATTTCACCCCGATTTATGAGTGGCACCTTGTGGAGAAGGAGAAAAAGAAACAGATGACTTCAGAGGTAGATTTTAATGACTTGTTATAACTAATCTGTGCATGTCTGAATTTATTCTGCAGACTGAAATTGTTGTTCATACTGTTGTGGTCTCTGAAAGTTGGCTACTTGTTCATTTATGGCTCACTCTTGTGTTCAATCTTAGTAGGTTGGAGTATGCAGATTTATTCTTTCTTCTCCATGTTAAGTGGTTAATCCTGTTGTTTGCTTACAGGAGAAGAAAGCAATAAGGGAAGAGAAATTGAAGCTTGAGGAGAAGTTCATGTGGGCTGTTGTAGACGGTGTTAAAGAGAAGGTCCTATTCCTCTGCTGTGTTTTTTGTTATTAACTTACTGCCTGCTTGAATAATTGACAgttctttcctttttcatttttgaTCATACATTTGTCTTACATAGGCACTTTCTTATTACTAGCCTGCAATTGATAGGCTGACCATGCTAGTTAATCAACGACATTCTTGCGCCATATGCAATGAAGCTAACTATTTGTATTGAGAATTATGGTTTCCTTGCTGTTCATATTCCTGACTTGTACATGCGTAGCAGTTGTCTTCCGGGCTGAACTGTTTCTTCAATTCAGGTTGGCAATTTCAGAGTAGAACCACCAGGCTTGTTCAGGGGGCGAGGAGAACATCCTAAGGTGCATATGGGAAAATGTCTAATCACATACATTTTACTGTTTTAAGTGGAGGCCCTCATTTCAAGGATTTTTTTATTTCAATGTATCAGATGGGAAAACTGAAGCGACGTATCCGACCAAGTGATATTACAATAAACATTGGAGAAGGAGCTCCAATCCCAAAGTGCCCTATAGAGGGAGAAAGGTAGCAAACAGTTCTCTAGTTATGTTAAACTATATATGTTACAGGGCGGCTAGCATGTATAACACTCATGACTGTCATGTGCTTTGCAGCTGGAAAGAAGTCAAACATGACAATACTGTTACATGGTTGGCCTTTTGGAATGATCCAATCAGCCAAAAAGATTTCAAGTATGTTTTCCTGGCAGCAAGCAGCTCACTAAAGGGACAAAGTGACAAGCAAAAATATGAGAAGTCTCGAAAATTAAAGGTGAGGATGTTCAGTTTGTGTGCCATAGAGATTTTGAGTTGACATGTACAAATAATTGTGTTTCTTCTTCTTGGCTATGACAGGACCACATACAAAAAATTCGTCAAAATTACACAAAGGATTTCAGGAGCAAAGATGTCCCGAAAAAGCAAATTGCAGTGGCGACATATCTTATAGATAAACTAGCCCTTAGGGCTGGCAACGAAAAGGTATTGTCCTACTGGACCTACTGTTTGCAGTGATTCAACATGATGGGCCAATCTTATACCCAATATTCCTTTCAACATACATTCTTAGGCAATTTGTCCTTCTCCATCTGTATTTTGCTTTGACCTTTGTTGACATTTATTACGTGCTACTTCAATCCTTGTCAGGATGACGATGAGGCTGATACTGTTGGTTGTTGTACGCTGAAGGTTGATAATGTTACTTGTGTGCCTCCGAATAAGCTTCAGGTCTTCATCCTTATTGTTCATTCTCAATGGTTACTTGCTATGGTAAAATAATTTTGATGTTATCTGATGTTTGATCACCCTTACAGTTTGACTTTCTTGGTAAAGATTCTATTAGATACTTCAACACTGTAGAGGTTGAATTACCTGTATACAGTGCGATCGAGGAATTCCGTGCTGGTATCTCCCATGATTTCCCCCAACCCATCCATTTATTCTTGAGCTGGAGAAGTCATTCACATGTTTTTTTTCTTATCTGGTTCCTTAGGCAAAAAGCCAGGAGATCCTGTCTTTAACGAGCTTGATACAACTAGGCTAAATACTCATCTGAAAGACTTGATGCCTGGCCTTACTGCAAAAGTGTTCCGTACATATAATGCTTCCATTACCTTGGATGCTATTGTAAGTTAAAGCAAAACTCACTGTTTCTCACCTTGTCTTCATTCTCTGCTATATTTTGCTGAACACAGACTTGGGTTTGATGAAGTGACAATAAGATGATAGAAGCATTTTTTTGTACTGTTTTGTTTGGGCACTTTAATAGTACATGTACCTGGAGCCCAAGGATATTATTATACTATCTTCATTCTTCAATTACAGCAGTTCTATGTTTTTTCATATTTCCATAAGAGTGATTAGTACTTTCATGTTTTATGAGCCGACATGTTATCTTGTACTCCCTACAGCCCTAAATACCTGTCGCAGGTTTTATGAGCCTAGACATATTTTAGCCTACATTTTGCCTGAATCTGCCACAAGTATTTAGGGCCGGAGGTAGTAATATATTTTTTGGCCCAAATAGTTATGTATGTGTACTGGTATTACAGTTGCATAAAGAAACAGAAGATGGTACCCTTCTTGAAAAGATAGCCGTCTATCAACGAGCAAACAAAGAGGTAAAATCTGTTGCTCGTAATGACAAAAATGTTATCATCATTTTTCCTGACTCTCAACACTGCTTCTTGTACTCAGGTTGCTATAATCTGTAACCATCAGCGCGCTGTCTCAAAATCACATGATTCCCAGATGACCAAGTTGAATGAAAAGATTGATGAATTAAAGGTTGGTTGTTGGCTGCAAATGATTAGCTCGAACTGTACTACAGTATTACTATTTCATTGTTCTGAAAACTTTGTCATCATTTGCTTCTTTTCCCCAGGCCCAGATGGATGAGTTGAAAACAGACTTGGTCAAAGCGAAAAAAGGAAAGCCTCTAGGCAATGataaagatgggaagccaaagAGAAACATGCCCTCTGAAGCGTAACATCTCAATCAGATATATCATATTTTTTTAACTTGAACAAAGAGTGGACTAGACAATCTCACAAAATCTACTTGCAGGATTGAGAAGAAAATCACTACGATAGAAAGCAAGATAGAGAAAATGGAGATGGATAAGCAGACAAAAGAGGATTTGAAGACAGTTGCACTTGGGACCTCAAAGATCAATTACCTTGATCCTAGAATTACTGTGGCATGGTGCAAAACCCATGAAGTCCCAATTGAGAAGGTATCGCAGTTGAAGGACTTGTTTCTTCTCTTAGTTATAGAGTTAATTGccgcttgattatattatattaaTTGTCTGCAACACACACTAGTAGGTGCTTAACAGAACCTGCTTTGCTTGGCTACTTTTGCTGACAGATTTTCAGCAAGACGATTCTAGCAAAATTTGGATGGGCGATGGATGTTGAACCGGAGTTCAGATTCTAAGAGTATTGGCTTCCGGGTTAGCCAGCAGCCCCTAGTATAATGAATCCAGCTTCCAGGCCTTCTCCCGGACACTAACTGCAGCTATTAGGAAAGGAAGAGCTCGGGGTTTGTATTTTTGAAGTCTCCTGGAAAGAAGGAAGCACCTGGATTCTCTTTGTAGGAACCCTTTTTTTTTCATCTTCTTCTCTCTATGTAACTTGCCATCGTCCGATTGCCTTAAGTTGAGTTTGCATTTGGACCGAGGAGTTTTAGCTCGTTGAGAACAGATGGACATTCATTTTATACCGGATTAATCTCAAATATAGATGACTTGTTGAGTGATGGTCACTTTGCGTGTTGCACCATAAGGTTTTGTTTCGCTGTGGAAGCAAAATTGTGTTGTTTGTACTTGAGAACTGGCAGCAGTAAATGAATGGTTATGTTACAAGTGCTTTCTGAGGTGTAAGTTTTGATCGAAAGATGAACTTGTGGTGTGCGCTAGGCAAAGCCCCTTTGTGGTGTGCGCTCTCGTGGAGCTGAGCCAAACGGTTTGTGACATGGACAATTATCAATTTGCTTGCTATATCTCGGATCTAAAACTACAACATGTTTTTTTTTCTGCGAATTTACAAGTACATCAGTTTctcgtaatatatatataatctttCTGTGTGCTGTAAGTTGACAACAGAGAAGTGATGGTCTGGGATGTACGAATTTCCCTCTTGTGTATTGATTGCACTGTTGCTTTTATACTCCCTTCTCAGCCGTACAATTTTACTTCTTAGATTTTTTTGCAAATGGATTTTTTTACTTAGACACTACCAAAAATTACAAAAACACTTCACAACACTAATAGTACATGAATTTATTATGACAATACATTTCCAGCCCAAACTCAGTTTGTAACTTGAGAGAATAAAGAGAAATCTAGTGTTGATATAGTATCAATTGGGTCGATGAACCCCCGAGTTTTATTTTAAACAGTCTCATAAACGATGTAGCTATTGTTTGAAATCATTAAAGTTCCACAGCAGAGTCCTGCTGCTTCCCTCAAAAAAAGAATGGCCCAAATTCATGGTCTGATTTGAATGCCCTAATGTTTTCAGACATATTGGTAACTTTTGTTCAGAATTTTGTATTCCGAATTTCTATTTTATGTGAAATGATTAatttatatatatataatcaTAAGGTTTGCTGAATTTCATATTGGTACATAGATTTTTTTTGGAAGAatatatatttatattttttgAGGGGAAAATGTTATTATGAGTGAAAAGAAGAAGGCTAGAATCGAGTTGGGCCGACACGGCCCAGTTAACCCTCCAGGCTGGAGTGctcgactagggttctcgtcgtcTGCCTCCCAGAAACAATACTCCCACTCAAACTCTCCCCTTCGCCCACATACGGCGGCGGAGCACCCACCGCCGTCCTCCGCCGGAACCTGCGGCTGCCCGACCTCCAACCTGCCGCCAGCACACCCACTGGCACCCGGGCGGGCCTATATCTGCGATCCATCCAGACTTTAGCCGGTTTCTCCCTCCGTTGGTATGGAACCCTAGCTTGCCTGGATGGGGCTGCTGAGCGGATTAGTTTCATTGGTTAatctgatactgttttgtctgcgCGTCTTTCAGGATCAAGTGGATTGACAGCGAGGGTTCCCAAAAAAGCCAACATGGTGAGTGATTGTGGCTTCGCAGGGAGGCTCTGCAAGCCAATGTGGGGTAATCTAATGGGTTTTAATTTGTTCTTGTGTGGGCAGCTGTTCTTCTCCTACTTCAAGGAGCTCGTCGGGAAGGAAGTGACAGTGGAGCTCAAGAACGACCTGGCCATCCGTGGCACGCTCCACTCGGTCGATCAGTACCTCAACATCAAGCTCGAGAACACTCGGGTCGTCGACCAGGAGAAGTACCCCCACATGGTACGATCATGTTTATCCTGCTATGCCTGTGCGAAACCAATGCCTGCAAGCTACCTGCTTGCGTCAGTCGATACCTGCTATGTTACATGGTACGGGGATAGGGATACAACGATACAGGAAAACGGCATTTTCTAAACATGGCCTTATGGGGATACGGCGAGTATATGTATAAATGCATAAAAATTCAGCACCAATGCCCGCAAGCTACCTGCTTGCCTCAGTCGATACCTGCTATTTTACATGGGGCGGGGATACAGATACATCGATACAGGAAATCTGCATTTTCTTAACATAGCCTTACGGTAGTATATGTATAAATGCATAAAATTTCAGCACAAATAATCAATACTATAGAAGATGAGAAAATTGACGCCAATGATGTTAAGTAGCACTGTGTTTTCAAGTCCCAGCTCCATGTATGCAGTCCTGGGATTCCTTGCAATTCCCAGGTGACGCCGAGTTTATTAGGTTTGAACCATCGATTAGGCCTTCCAATGGGACGTCAGTCGAGTGGTAACATGCCCATACATATGCCTTGAGTGTCCCAGCCATTATCTGATATGTTTTCTTCTTTTTAATTCAAAAAAGAGATACTTGGTGATACTTTTATCCCATGGGAATCCTTGAGTATCCCTGTTCTGGTGCAGTATCCTGCACAGATTCGGCACAGAAAGTGCTGTATCCCTGCATCATAGGATACCTGTATGGTTCATTTGATTCCATAGATGGAGACCACCCTAATGCCTAGCTACTTCCGTGATTGTTTTTGTGGCATACTTGTTCTAGCATAGGAGATGGGTTGATTGATTTGGGAAAGACAGTGGCAGTGTTTGGTTCCTTTTGTAGACCGTAGACTACCGTAGCTACTTTCTGCTTTCCAGATTCTTTCTGGAGTGGCTGTTTGGAAGGCAGGATAGGGAAAATGTAGGAACAAGAAAAAATAGAGGAATGAGAAAGGAAGCCACGTGGAAACCAGAGAAATTAGAAACATAGGATTTTTTCATAAGTTTGGAACACAGGGAGACAACCTACAGGAAACCAGATGAACGATGTTTGATTAAGGAAACTAGATTAGTTAGAAGAACCATTAATAGGTGTGCCTATGGTACTACTGATATCTTTATTTGTTTATTCCACGTGTTTGCATTTCTTAGTGATAGAGTTGCCTCGGGCTTAGCGGAGGAATGAAAGAAAATGGGGGCGGATTAGATGTTTGGAATCatgtgaaattcctgcaaaagcgaGGAATTGAGTTACTATCATATGAAATTCCTGCCCTTATTCCCGCGTTCCAAACGCTGCAAAGGAAAAGTTTCCTGTTTGAACAGTATTCCTCCACTTTTCCTATGATTTTCCCGTGTTCCAGATAGGCCAAAGGTTAAGTAAAGCCAAAGAGTATGTTCTAGTAAGCAATATAATTATGACTTATACCCATGATGGTTCCTCTGTGTGGCTGTGTGCTTTTAACTTCTTACCAATCTAATATCAACAGTCTGAACTCTAAATGGATGGTATCCATGTCATTTTGAAGGTCCAAAGCTGTAACGACATGGAAGAAATAGTGAGCAACGCATCATGTTGTGCTACCTGATTATGTTGACTCGGCTTAGTCTTAAACGAGTGCCTAGAACATGGACCACCATATTATGTTTTGGATACTTCATATTTTGTTGCATGCAAGTCTTAAACACACGCCTCTAGTGTAAACCTGACGTGTTTAGCTTGTGCTGAGGGCGCCTAAGAAGCTCGTCTCATTTTAGATCATCATGGAGTAATAATTGTGCAAGTTATTTTCACAAGGTTAAAATCCTCTAGTTTTATACATTAAACAAATGTAGTAGATAGGTCTAAGAAGAGTGGCTCACCTGGTTTAGAACATGTCATAACAGGACCTCTTGCCTTAACATGAGATGTTGGTCCGTTAGTCCCAGTGCATGGTACACATGGAAGTGGAACCTTATACTGGAGAATGT
It includes:
- the LOC127314831 gene encoding DNA topoisomerase 1 beta, which gives rise to MAAVKPAAMYTADDDDDDDVPLSFKRNRPAPARQDGPSGNATYARNPKPAAPIPQRNGMNGASRPQPLPLKPQPTGSNPRPSGSGHPNSSMDRSQKSNAVDKSKLKRPHDDRSDDSDDDKPLASRKKFETKFQRADGRAENARGPADDRRPPGMKINSANMASNNSTNKTGTLKPAPKPQKPDEDSDDDHKPLSMKISSAKMASSSANKTVPLNAAAKPQQPDYDSDDDKPLVSRLPGANAASKSAVKKESNASDDDSEDEKPLSARFPKAVAGASASISNSKDKVLSNNKASSSNPNAPRNPVKRPSDSNQTGSALKKAKPSDASASATVKKESNAGTPPVRKLTKGESSNSKPSAVVKKSPSSFKNNKKLKMKTKKNSQFSKSSRVPPGSGDGKKWSTLEHNGVIFPPPYSPHGVKMLYNGQPVELTPAEEEVATMFAVMKDTEYAGKKTFIDNFFGDWRKVLGKNHIIKKFELCDFTPIYEWHLVEKEKKKQMTSEEKKAIREEKLKLEEKFMWAVVDGVKEKVGNFRVEPPGLFRGRGEHPKMGKLKRRIRPSDITINIGEGAPIPKCPIEGESWKEVKHDNTVTWLAFWNDPISQKDFKYVFLAASSSLKGQSDKQKYEKSRKLKDHIQKIRQNYTKDFRSKDVPKKQIAVATYLIDKLALRAGNEKDDDEADTVGCCTLKVDNVTCVPPNKLQFDFLGKDSIRYFNTVEVELPVYSAIEEFRAGKKPGDPVFNELDTTRLNTHLKDLMPGLTAKVFRTYNASITLDAILHKETEDGTLLEKIAVYQRANKEVAIICNHQRAVSKSHDSQMTKLNEKIDELKAQMDELKTDLVKAKKGKPLGNDKDGKPKRNMPSEAIEKKITTIESKIEKMEMDKQTKEDLKTVALGTSKINYLDPRITVAWCKTHEVPIEKIFSKTILAKFGWAMDVEPEFRF
- the LOC127314832 gene encoding sm-like protein LSM2, which codes for MLFFSYFKELVGKEVTVELKNDLAIRGTLHSVDQYLNIKLENTRVVDQEKYPHMLSVRNCFIRGSVVRYVLLPQDGVDIDILHDATRREARGG